The Oncorhynchus nerka isolate Pitt River linkage group LG15, Oner_Uvic_2.0, whole genome shotgun sequence genome contains the following window.
cctgtgtgtgtgtctgtgcgtaccacgggcctgtgtgtgtgtctgtgcgtaccacgggcctgtgtgtgtgtctgtgcgtaccacgggcctgtgtgtgtgtctgtgcgtaccacgggcctgtgtgtgtgtctgtgcgtaccacgggcctgtgtgtgtgtctgtgcgtaccacgggcctgtgtgtgtgtctgtgcgtaccACGggcctgtgtgtgagagagagagcgggacagtGAAACACAGTCAGCACCCCCCCCCAATCATGTCTACAGGGTTAGAAAACCACATTCACATAGATTCTGATGGGGTCAGGgtttcaaatcaaagtttgtcacctgcgccgaatacaacaggtgaaatgtttacttacaggcccctaaccaacagtgcaacttTTAAGTAAATagtaggtattaggtgaacaatagataggtaaggaaataaaaacacagtaaaaagacagtgaataataacagtagagaggctacacgCGGTAGAGGGGCTACTACACGCGGTAGAGGGGCTACTACACGCGGTAGAGGGGCTACTACACGCGGTAGAGGGGCCACACGGGCCTACACGCGGTAGAGGGGTACACGCGGTAGAGGGCTACTACAGAGGGCTACTACACGCGGTAGAGAGGTCTACACGTGTAGAGGGGCTACTACACGGTAGAGGGGCTACTGTAGAGAGGCTACTACACGCGGTAGAGGGGGTGTAGAGGGGCTACTACACGCGGTAGAGGGCTACACGTGTAGAGGGGCCACGCGGTAGAGGGGCTACTACACGCGGTAGAGGGCCGGTGTGTGTGTACACGCGGTAGAGGGGCTACTACACGCGGTAGAGGGGCCTACACGCGGTGTGTAGAGAGGGGCTACTACACGCGGAGAGAGGGGCTACAGCGGTAGGGACAGTAGAGGGAAGACACAGTCAGcggtagaggggagtagaggggctACTACACGCGGTAGAGGGGCTACACGCGGTAGAGGGGCTACTACACGCGGTAGAGGGGGGCTACACGCGGTAGAGGGGCTACTACACGCGGTAGAGGGGCTACTACACGCGGTAGAGAGGCTACTACACGCGGTAGAGAGGCTACTACACGCGGTAGAGGGGCTACTACACGCGGTAGAGGGGCTACACGCGGTAGAGGGGCTACTACACGCGGTAGAGGGGCTACTACACGCGGTAGAGGGGCTACTACACGCGGTAGAGAGGGGCTACACGCGGTAGAGGGGCTACACGCGGTAGAGGGGCTACACGCGGTAGAGGGGCTACACGCGGTAGAGGGGCTACACGCGGTAGAGGGGCTACTACACGCGGTAGAGAGGCTACTACACGCGGTAGAGGGGCTACTACACGCGGTAGAGGGGCTACACGCGGTAGAGGGGGCTACACGCGGTAGAGGGCTACTACACGCGGTAGAGGGGCTACTAGAGAGGGGCTACTACACGCGGTAGAGGGGCTACACGCGGTAGAGAGGCTACTACACGCGGCGGTAGAGGGCTACAGTAGAGGGGCGGTAGAGGGGCTACACGCGGTAGAGGGGCTACTACACGCGGTAGAGGGGCTACACGCGGTAGAGGGGCTACACGCGGTAGAGGGGCTACTACACGCGGTAGAGGGGCTACACGCGGTAGAGGGGCTACACGCGGTAGAGGGGCTACACGCGGTAGAGGGGCTACACGCGGTAGAGGGGCTACACGCGGTAGAGGGGCTACACGCGGTAGAGGGGCTACACGCGGTAGAGGGGCTACACGCGGTAGAGGGGCTACACGCGGTAGAGGGGCTACACGCGGTAgaggggctacatacagtagagatgctacatacagtagagatgctatatacagtagcgaggctatatacagtagcgaggctatatacagtagggtggctacatacaggcaccggttagtcgggctgattgaggtaatatgtacatgtaggtatggttaaagtgactatgcatatatgataaacagagtagcagcagtgtaaaatagGGGTTGGTGGGGGGAACACAATGtatatagtccaggtagccatttgattacctaaggagtcttatggcttgggggttaaaactgttgagaagccttttggtcctagacttgccatgcggtagtagagagaacagtccatgactggggtgtttgaccatttttagggccttcttctgacactgcctggtgtagaggtcctggatggcaggcagcttagccccagtgatgtactgggttgtttgcactaccctctgtagtgccttgcaggatctgaggacccatgccaaatctttttagtttcctgagggggaaaaggttttgtcgtaccctcttcacgactgtcttggtgtgcttggaccatgttcgtttgttggtgatgtggacaccaaggaacctgctccactacagccccgtcgatgagaatgggggcgtattcgttcctccttttcctgtagtccacaatcatctcctttgtcttgatcacgttgagggataggttgttattctggcacaaCCCGGCcacgtctctgacctccttcctaaaggctgtctcgtcgttgttggtgatcaggcctaccactgttgtgtcatctgcaaacttaatgatggtgttgggagtCGTACCTGGCCACGCagtagtgggtgaacagggagtacaggaggggactgagcatgcacccttgaggggctccagtgttgaggatcagtgtggcagttGTGTTGAGGGTAGGTAGCAGCACCTGGGATCGACCTGTCTGGAagtacaggatccagttgcagagggaggtgtttagtcccagggtccttagcttagtgatgagctttgagggcactatggtgttgaacgctgagctctagtcaatgaacagcattctcacataggtgttccttttgtccaggtgggaaagggcagtgtggagatctgtggatctgttttggtggtatgcaaattggagtgggtctagggtttctgggataatggtgttgatgtgagccattaccagcctttcaaagcacttcatggctacggaggtgagtgctacaggtctgtagtcatttaggcaggttgccttagtgttctttggcacaggggctatggttgtctgcttgaaacatgttggtattacagactcagacagggacatgttttaaaatgtcagtgaagacaccagACTGCCAGTTGGttagcacatgcccggagcacataaTCAGTCTGGCCTGGCGCCTTTGTGAATGTTGaattgtttaaaggtcttactcacgtcggctatggagagcgtgatcacacagtcgtcagaAACAGCTGatactctcatgcatgcctcagtatTGCTTACCCTGAAGCGAGCGTAgtagtgatttagctcgtctggtaggctcgtgtcactgggcagctcgcggctgtgcttccctttgtagtctgtaatagtttgcaagccctgccacataagacgcgCGTCGGAGCCGGTGTGGTACGATTCAATATTAGCCCTGTATTGGCGCttggcctgtttgatggttcgtcggagggcataacaAGATTAATTATAAATTCCGGGTTAGAGTCCGCATCTTGAAAGCGGCAACTCTACCCTTTGGCTCAGTGCAAATGTTGACTGAATCTGATGGGGTCAGCGTTTTCTGAacgcgtgtgtgtttgtttgtgtgtgtgtacatacctggTCAAAGTGCAGTCCCACGATGACGTAAGGCCTCTCAGCCTGTTTGTAGACCGTCTCCAGGAAGTCAACATGACCAATGTCTGACGGGGAGGAGTGGTCaaggtaataacacacacacacacacacacacacacacacacacacagagacaaccacCCTTTGTCTCggcctctctcacagacacacaaccaccatgtgtctgtctctctcacagacacacaaccaccCTTTGTCTCggcctctctcacagacacacaaccaccatgtgtctgtctctctcacagacacacaaccaccatgtgtctgtctctctcacagacacacaaccaccatgtgtctgtctctctcacagacacacaaccaccatgtgtctgtctctctcacagacacacaacccCCAGACACACAACCaccatgtgtctgtctctctcacagacacacaaccaccacacaaccacaaccaccatgtgtctgtctctctcacagacacacaaccaccatgtgtctgtctctctcacagacacacaaccaccatgtgtctgtctctctcacagacacacaaccaccatgtgtctctcacagacacacaaccacccttggtctctctcacagacacagcgGTACATAAGGATACGGAAGAGGTCGAAGGCCCCGGCTACGTAGATGATGGTGTCCCCAGGTTGGGCCTCCTGTCCTGAGGCAAACTGGATGATCTTCTGGGAGGTCTGGAGGAACTGGGACACTCCTGTCCATGGACTGTGGCCCTTAGGACCCTGGGGAGACAAAACACTATTATAGTCATAACCTCGAACCCTCATCTAAACCTAACACAAACCTAATATAAACCTATCCCAACTCCTGTCCATAGCCTGTGGCCCTTAGGACCCTGGGGAGACTAAACACTATTATAGTCATAACCTCGAACCCTCATCTAAACCTAACACAAACCCTCATCTAAACCTAACACAAACCTAATATAAACCTATCCCAACTCCTGTCCATGGACTGTGGCCCTTAGGACCCTGGGGAGACGAAACACTATTATAGTCATAACCTCGAACCCTCATCTAAACCTAACACAAACCTAATATAAACCTATCCCAACTCCTGTCCATAGCCTGTGGCCCTTAGGACCCTGGGGAGaacatggaggggaggagagaagtgaAGGGCCGTTCTAAACCCTAACCTCAGAAACCCAGCCATCTCAAAGTAGTTGGAAAGCCTGAGGAAGTAATACCTCAGAAACCCAGCCATCTCATAGTAGTTGGAAAGCCTGAGGAAGTACCTCAGAAAGAAACCCAGCCATCTCATAGTAGTTGGAAAGCCTGAGGAAGTACCTCAGAAACCCAGCCATCTCATAGTAGTTGGAAAGCATGAGGAAGTAATACCTCAGAAACCCAGCCATCTCATAGTAGTTGGAAAGCCTGAGTAAGTAATACCTCAGAAACCCAGCCATCTCATAGTAGTTGGAAAGCCTGAGGAAGTAATACCTCAGAAACCCAGCCATCTCATAGTAGTTGGAAAGCCTGAGGAAGTACCATAGTAGTTGGACAGCCAGAAACCCAGCCATCTCATAGTAGTTGGAAAGCCTGAGGAAGTATCTCAGAAACCCAGCCATCTCATAGTAGTTGGAAAGCCTGAGGAAGTATCTCAGAAACCCAGCCATCTCATAGTAGTTGGAAAGCCTGAGGAAGTAACACCTCAGAAACCCAGCCATCTCATAGTAGTTGGAAAGCCTGAGGAAGTATCTCAGAAACCCAGCCATCTCATAGTAGTTGGACAGCCTGAGGAAGTAATACTTCAGAAACCCAGCCATCTCATAGTAGCTGGAAAGCCTGAGGAAGTAACACCTCAGAAACCCAGCCATCTCAGAGTAGTTGGAAAGCCTGAGGAAGTAACACCTCAGAAACCCAGCCATCTCATAGTAGTTGGAAAGCCTGAAACCCAGCCATCTCATAGTAGTTGGAAAGCCTGAGGAAGTATCTCAGAAACCCAGCCATCTCATAGTAGTTGGAAAGCCTGAGGAAGTAACACCTCAGAAACCCAGCCATCTCATAGTAGTTGGAAAGCCTGATGAAGTAACACCTCAGAAAGCAGGCTCACGTGGATGTTCCAAAGAGACGTTTtgttaaaaaatacaaaataacttaactttctgaacattacATCTGAATACACGACGGTACTATTTTCACTGAGATGTACAGCACACCTTGGTTGTCCTGAGCAGGGGAATTGCGCCCCCTTGTGTTCAGAATAATCCACAACCACAGAGTGTTGTCATCTCCACTTCCTCTCCAGAATATATTTGAATAGTAATATTTACCTTCCCAAAGTTGTCCGTGTGCTGTTGGTAGTCTGAGTTGTCCTGTAAAccgacagaggaagagagagttttGCTTGAGGTCGGTCCTGTGTGATTTCTGCCATTACAACAGTGTaagccacaggaggttggtgacaccttaattggggaggatgggctggaGCTGAATGAATGGAATTAATACCCTTCCCTCCGTTCCAACCTTTAGTATgaaccgtcctcccctcaccagcctccccTGCTGTAAGCACACACACTACGGTACTGTAGGGTCAGTGTGCACTCTGTGTGTGGTACTCACGATGTTACTGTGGTGGGTTTTAGTCATGAGCAGCATGCGGCCCACCAGGTCTGTGGTGGAGACCCCCTGGGTGCGTCTACACTCCCGGTACCggccctctctcttcacctccgcATACGTGTCCTTACCGTCCACCGTCAGGGTGATGTCATCTAAGGTACACAAGGACAACGTTGGAGTTAGTTTTCTGACATCAGAACAACATGATAGAATCCCACCTCTGACACTGTTCTGCCACTCTACCACTGCAGCCTGGAATGTACATTCTCAACTGTctaaataaacacagaaatatggAAGGAGGATGAGTCCCTGTTCTCCTTTAAAAAAGTAACAAATCGATCCGTCAGGGCCCCCTTCCCCCTACGTCCCACTCCCCTTACCTCCGCTCCCTCCCCCTTACCCCCCTCCCCTTATCTCCCGCTCCCGCTCCCTCCCCTTACCCCCGCTCGCTCCCTCCCCTTACCTCCCGCTCGCTCCCTCCCCTTACCTCCCGCTCGCTCCCTCCCCTTACCTCCGTGGACACAGAAGTCACTgttgtatttgtccagtgtgtccagtgtggtgACGTAGGGAGCACCCTCTACGATCTCATCCACCCACTTGATAGCCCGCACCATCTTATACCTACAACACCATACCACAACTTTATTGTCCATTTACATACCAAAACTTTATTGTCCATTGACATGAAAATGAAATGCAGTGATTTTCTTACCTCTCTGCCTGGGTGAAGACAGGAGGACCCTTGTGCTTCGAGATCTCttctggagggagagaagggaagtgaCTGTATATTActgtggtgtagtggaggggaacagagaggcAAGTGAAGAAACAGAGACTGAGATACTTATGATTAATGTGcgtgtctccgtgtgtgtgtgtctccgtgtgtgtgtctgtgtgtgtgtctccgtgtgtgtgtctgtgtgtgtgtctgtgtgttcaccATCTGTATGTACTCCAACGATGAGGTAATCTCCCATGGCCTTAGCCTGTCTCAGCTGGTTGGAGTGGCCGTAGTGCACCATGTCATAActacaggacagggagagagagcatgatGTCATTAacgtgagacagacagtgtgtgtataACTGAGCTGGTCTAAAGGGAGGGGCTAGTGTTTTAATGAGAAGCTGCTCTATACTTGATAGTTGGCATCTGTAtccagtggtaggtaggtagatgcctgcccgcctgcctgcccacctgcctgcccgcctgcctgcccgcccCGCCTGCAGACACCTCTAATGGAATAGATATGGAGGAACCGCTCTCCTTCCACACAGCAGACCCATCACCCCACACAACCCTACATTCTGCTCCGTCCTCCTTCTGTCCTACCGTCACAGGATTACCAGTCATGGTAGGATTTACACTAAACACAACAAGTTACGTTTCTCAACTTAGGATTCAGCCCAAGGAAAGTACAATGTGTGGATCTGGCAGTATGTgtgtcatcctctctctgtaatgtgtgtgtgtaagtactgATTCCTCTCTGTAATTAACACCAGGATTACCGTGGGAATTATCCCTGAGGTGTAACCAAGACGACAGTATCCCAGGCTAAGACCAGGAGACAGGCAGATCAACTGGGGACTCCCAACAACTCTCCTTTACACTGCCACTATAGTACAGAGAGCCTGCCTCTGATAGGTCTGTCCTATCCACATAACTTGCTGGGTTTTGGCCAAACAGCCACTCCCTCTAATTCATTCCACTGTGTAACGAAATCATTCTGAGTGCACTCTGtatgaaatagggtgccatttgggacatactcCGCTGTAACAAATTACACTGAGTGCTTCTGTTTTATTTTGATGTACTCTTATCactcatctctcgctctctcccactttCTTTCACTCTCCCTGCTCCCCTAAAAGACCCCTCTGCTACACCCTAAAAGACCCCCGCTACCCCCTAAAAGACCCCTCTGCTACACCCTAAAAGACCCCTGCTACACCCTAAAAGACCCCTCTGCTACACCCTAAAAGACCCCTCTGCTGCACCCTAAAAGACACCCCTGCTACCCCCTAAAAGACCCCCCTGCTCTAAACActgctctcacacagacacagatactctGCCCTCGTGGTACCCAGACAGAAAGCTAGTTTGTGATAGCTTGTTTTGACATGGCAGTCCAGAATAGTGGGTATAAATAACTAACCAACCTTCTGTCTGTTTACACAGTGATTAAGTATTAATTAAGTAGCTAACCTGCTACCCCCTAAAAGACCCTCCTGCTTCCCCCTAAAAGACCCTCCTGCTACCCCCTAAAAGACCCTCCTGCTACCCCCTAAAAGACCCTCCTGCTACCCCTAAAAGACCCCCTGCTACACCCTAAAAGACCCTCCTTCTACACCCTAAAAGACCCCCTGCTACACCCTAAAAGACCCCCTGCTACCCCTAAAAGACCCCCTGCTACCCCTAAAAGACCCTCCTGCTACCCCCTAAAAGACCCCAACAAGACCcctctgccacccccatgctGTATCTGTCACTGTACGACATGTTCACTATGTTGGTTAGCTATTAATACTTCATCACTATGTAAACAGACAGACGGTTGGTTAGTTATTTATATCCACTATTCTGGACTGCCATGTCAAAACAAGCTATCTTTCTGTCTGGGTACCACGAGGGCAGAGAGTCCGTGTCTGTGTGAGAGCAGTGTTTATAGCTATGCCACCACCAGTCACAAGGTGAGAACGGGGAGGTGGGAGTCAGTCGGCTCTCGCCTCAAGTAAACTCAGCAAGACCACGTCAGCGACCCAAATGGTACTCTGTACCCTACATGATGCACTACACTTAACCAGATCCTTATGGGCCCtgggcaaaagtagtgccctataaagggaatagaatACCGTTTGGGACACTACCCCATAAAAGGCTATTTAGTATTAGAGTAAGTGCactatagggctctgatcaaaagagGTGCccttggtcaaaagaagtgcacaaCATAggctgccattttggacacatccCATGATGAGCACAATGCAGGCTGTAGGTACTAGGTGGTGTGGATGGGGGGGAGTGAGAGACTAGCTCTGTTTGAGTACTCTCAAAATGcatccttccttcctcttccccctTCTTCTTCTTTGAAAGAGCCGAATCACTGATCTGGTGTCTGTTAATAGGTGAAAGCTAAGTAGTAGAATCCTTTACTTTCCCCTATCCAGTCGTGTTGAATCAGTGATAGTTAGCCAGGGTGGTATTTCCTATTGATTTAGTGCACACCGTATGGGGTTGAAACAAAACAAGCACATTTCTTTATGGGACAAGTTGACTTAATGAATATAACCTAGGTAAAGTATTTGAACCAAGCCAGAGCAAGGACATCAGAGCGTGTTATTGGCCTTGGCTAATAACTtactctcctgactcctctctaaTCCACAGGGAGACAAAGGTTACTGCAGGTCATTCTCCACCTGGCAGACAGCAGAATCGATCACAGAGCTTCTACCTCATCCTTATCAAGGGAGGAAGAAGGTGCCCCTAGAGTAGACGCTGATCTTTGGTCATTTTGGCATTTCCCCCATTAatgattaaggttaggattggggagatgatcctagatctgtagctaggggAAACGTCACCCAGGAAGGAGCCTTATCAGGCATTCATGTATTTTACCAACTTGAATAAAGGCCTATTAGCTactaatcaaatgttatttgtcacatgcaccgaatataaCAGGTGTTGACTTTACCTAATGCCAAGCTACTGCTGAAAGTAAACACCTGTTATGGTCAACTGATAAGGGGGGACTTTGTACTTCCTTGCCAACTGGGTTGGGTAGCTAGCTATGTCACTCTGCACATTGTCCTCTGACAACAAATCAAGCTTTGCAACATACAGTAAGTAGTGCTGCCATGACAACAGCCTTCGTCCCACTGGGCTCCTCATCATGTTTACAGTTAGTAAAATACAGTTGGGTAATAACAGTAAAATACAGTTATTATAAACGTAATAAGAGGTATTAGTTTGGGCTAGTCTGTATACCTTTCTATAGCATGAAATTGATATCAAGTAGCTAAAACAGTGACTTTCAGATCAATCAACAAATGAATGACCGTTCTTCCGGCCTACCAACCGTTGCCAGCCAACTACTGTACAGGTCAGCTGTGTATGAGAAAGGCTGTAGTCATACACATAGCTAGAACTGTTATAGAAAGGCTGTAGTCATACACATAGCTAGAACTGTTATAGAAAGGCTGTAGTCATACACATAGCTAGAACTGATAGGCTGGTCATACACATAGGAACTGTTATTGTAGAACATACACATAGCTAGAACTGTTATAGAAAGGCTGTAGTCATACACATAGCTAGAACTGATATGGTCTATGGTTGTAGACATACACATAGCTAGAACTGATATAGAAAGGCTGTAGTCATACACATAGCTAGAACTGATATGGTCTATGGTTGTAGACATACACATAGCTAGAACTGATATAGAAAGGCTGTAGTCATACACATAGCTAGAACTGTTATAGAAAGGCTGTAGTCATACACATAGCTAGAACTGTTATAGAAAGGCTGTAGTCATACACATAGCTAGAACTGTTATAGAAAGGCTGTAGTCATACACATAGCTAGAACTGTTATAGAAAGGCTGTAGTCATACACATAGCTAGAACTGTTATAGAAAGGCTGTAGTCATACACATAGCTAGAACTGTTATAGAAAGGCTGTAGTCATACACATAGCTAGAACTGATATGGTCTATGGTTGTAGACATACACATAGCTAGAACTGTTATAGAAAGGCTGTAGTCATACACATAGCTAGAACTGTTATAGAAAGGCTGTAGTCATACACATAGCTAGAACTGTAGTCATACACATAGCTAGAACTGATATGGTCTATGGTTGTAGACATACACATAGCTAGAACTGATATAGAAAGGCTGTAGTCATACACATAGCTAGAACTGATATGGTCTATGGTTGTAGACATACACATAGCTAGAACTGATATAGAAAGGCTGTAGACATACACATAGCTAGAACTGATATAGAAAGGCTG
Protein-coding sequences here:
- the pcyt2 gene encoding ethanolamine-phosphate cytidylyltransferase, with translation MIKNGHHTSSEQGIESGAKQGDLACSPEKRKRSVRVWCDGCYDMVHYGHSNQLRQAKAMGDYLIVGVHTDEEISKHKGPPVFTQAERYKMVRAIKWVDEIVEGAPYVTTLDTLDKYNSDFCVHGDDITLTVDGKDTYAEVKREGRYRECRRTQGVSTTDLVGRMLLMTKTHHSNIDNSDYQQHTDNFGKGPKGHSPWTGVSQFLQTSQKIIQFASGQEAQPGDTIIYVAGAFDLFHIGHVDFLETVYKQAERPYVIVGLHFDQEVNRYKGKNYPIMNIHERTLSVLACRYVSEVVIGAPYAVGKDLLDHFKVDLVCHGKTEVFPDRDTADPYAEPKKRGIFRTVNSGNGLTTDDIVQRIIKNRLQFEARNQKKEAKEIAVFEAMKSQSEGEQAGDTAQAAQ